A genome region from Columba livia isolate bColLiv1 breed racing homer chromosome 2, bColLiv1.pat.W.v2, whole genome shotgun sequence includes the following:
- the FYCO1 gene encoding FYVE and coiled-coil domain-containing protein 1 isoform X3 — protein MAATGGESQLQRIIRDLQDAVTELSKEFKEGGEPITDDSVNLQKFSYKLEYLLQFDQKEKSTLLGTRKDYWDYFCDCLAKVKGANDGIRFVKSITELRTSLGKGRAFLRYSLVHQRLADTLQQCFMNTKVTSDWYYARSPFLNSKMSSDIVGHLYELTDVQFDLASRGYDLDAAWPAFARRTLSSLGSSAYLWKPPSRSSSMSSLVSNYLQAQEFPSSPDANHTLNVEQLEGFEEMRVELDQAELRQRELQDRIRQLEMENQELQAAVSLQKEQVQVEKEKSNNYSEENSRLTKVIVELQKQCEVSHTTQSTVHDLQKCLQSLELNAVEQQKEYSNKLGQLVTSKEDYASKLQLLNQELEASKALVAIKDLCIDELKAKLSCAEQKNLNLLAKVDAALEEKGQQATAHCDSALQIRTLLEKLQETEKEKTDMQRLSDEHASQLKAAREELQLKEKAQKELESRYNRLAADSKEESEKLLGSLETMVKEMDALQKALTLKEKEMAELQTQVMGLLAQVGSLEKSLEEARKEKEKLEEEYGRREGALKQEAQSQAEQLELQEGHLTKVSQTVHSLEEQNRKLLSEKEHLGKKVKELEEQMEQQSSTVSEMGEETRKLKVENSDLQQSKKKMEGKLKNVEASKASLEAEVARLRASEKQLQSEIDDALVSVDEKEKKLRGENKQLDEDLQNARRQSQILEERLEALHSDYEELKQREETTKESYASLERQLKSAKQLSLQMEKSLGTLKESKESLQSQLTEKEAELQGMESQCEQLRAEAERHRKKAETLEVEKLSVEKTCLHQTKLIESLTSEKESVEKHQLQQMASLESEAKELASRLAMSEEQLEVNQSEVSRLQAEVLDLRVKLQQTTDEREQMRDELGITKTVLGEQKALVQQLKEQSESLNRNHVQELMQCKEREEVLKKEQETAARQKAEVENNLLNLKEELSRVKQYLELARMENEENKDLLHRTNTDMAELGIQICTLTSEKVDSEEQLAQATERLKELEEQTAEQQEKLKLDISNLRQENQSLQEKLEEAQICVAAVPSLQLQLETVKKQAQSFRETSQEELSAIKFQMSTEILNYQTKFKAVSEECGKVTEQLEERKRQQHAAEEEIAALQAANTSLSRKLDEAREQLSESEFASLQKEEEVTSLRALLERVQKEADEAKEKVLDYSEKLSKVAADKDISDQKLFAELDDLTRTKQFLEERLIELIRDKDALWQKSDALEFQQKLSAEQRWQGDTEVNHCLDCQREFSWMVRRHHCRMCGRIFCYYCCNNYMVTKPGGKKERCCRACFNKPRVIVDSTDDSGSSANQEGSPASLASPVSPSERAFVASEASKAPDDAAFDIITDEELCQVQESDSLHNESQMEGESLDQSVTDLPVIHSWCYSSVCPEHAPFLRNSTCNSSTFDESEEWQVAQDAEISLLKSGEIMIKLPLTVEEILNFGESNRELFIKSSTYSIIPITITEMGLTISWIFSSDPKSISFSVVYQESEDTPLDQCKVLIPMTRCNSHKETIRGQVKVRNPGIYTLIFDNTFSRFISKRVFYHLAVERPVIYDGSDLP, from the exons tgACTGGTACTATGCAAGAAGTCCATTTCTGAATTCCAAAATGAGTTCTGACATTGTGGGTCACCTTTATGAGCTCACTGACGTTCAGTTTGACTTGGCATCAAGAGGATATGATTTAGATGCTGCTTGGCCAGCATTTGCCAG GAGGACATTATCCTCACTTGGATCTTCAGCCTATTTATGGAAGCCCCCAAGTCGCAGTTCCAGCATGAGCAGTTTAGTGAGCAATTATTTGCAG GCCCAAGAGTTTCCTTCCAGCCCTGATGCAAATCACACACTAAATGTTGAACAACTTGAAGGTTTTGAAGAGATGCGTGTAGAACTTGACCAGGCTGAGCTGAGGCAGAGGGAACTTCAAGATCGTATTCGCCAGCTAGAAATGGAAAATCAGGAGCTCCAGGCAGCTGTCAGCCTTCAGAAAGAACAAGTACAggtagaaaaggagaagagcaaTAACTACAGTGAGGAGAACTCCCGGCTGACAAAGGTGATCGTAGAGTTACAGAAGCAATGTGAGGTCTCGCACACCACTCAAAGCACTGTTCATGACCTGCAGAAGTGCCTACAGTCACTGGAACTGAATGCAGTGGAGCAGCAGAAGGAATACTCAAATAAGCTGGGGCAGCTGGTGACCAGCAAGGAAGACTATGCCTCAAAACTGCAGCTGTTGAATCAGGAGCTGGAGGCCTCTAAGGCTTTGGTTGCCATAAAGGATCTTTGCATTGACGAGCTCAAAGCCAAGCTGAGTTGTGCAGAACAGAAGAACCTCAACCTCCTTGCAAAAGTTGATGCTGCCTTGGAGGAAAAGGGTCAGCAAGCCACAGCCCACTGTGACTCTGCCCTGCAGATACGGACACTGTTAGAGAAGCTTcaggagacagaaaaggaaaagacagatATGCAAAGACTCAGTGATGAACATGCATCTCAGCTGAAAGCAGCAagggaggagctgcagctgaaggAGAAGGCACAGAAGGAACTGGAATCCAGATACAATCGCCTCGCTGCTGACTCCAAAGAAGAGAGTGAAAAGCTTCTTGGGAGCCTGGAAACCATGGTGAAGGAAATGGATGCACTTCAGAAGGCCCTGActctgaaagagaaggagatGGCTGAGCTCCAGACCCAGGTAATGGGGTTGCTGGCTCAGGTGGGGTCACTGGAAAAAAGTCTTGaggaagcaaggaaagaaaaagagaaacttgagGAGGAGTATGGTAGGAGGGAAGGAGCACTGAAGCAGGAAGCCCAGTCGCAAGCAGAGCAACTTGAACTACAGGAGGGTCACTTAACAAAGGTGAGTCAGACTGTGCATAGCCTTGAGGAGCAAAACCGGAAACTCTTGTCTGAGAAAGAGCATCTTGGAAAGAAAGTCAAGGAGCTGGAGGAACAGATGGAGCAGCAAAGCTCTACAGTGAGTGAAATGGGTGAGGAGACTAGGAAGCTGAAAGTGGAGAATTCAGATTTGCAGCAATCCAAGAAGAAGATGGAAGGGAAACTGAAAAATGTGGAAGCCTCTAAAGCTTCCCTGGAAGCTGAGGTGGCCCGGCTGAGAGCCTCggagaagcagctgcagagtgAGATAGATGATGCCCTGGTGTCAGTtgatgaaaaagagaagaagctCCGGGGTGAGAATAAACAGCTGGATGAAGACTTGCAGAACGCCAGGAGGCAAAGCCAAATTCTGGAGGAGAGATTAGAGGCTCTGCACTCAGACTATGAAGAActaaagcaaagagaagagaccaccaAGGAGTCTTATGCCTCACTTGAAAGACAGCTGAAAAGTGCCAAACAGCTTAGtttacaaatggaaaaaagctTAGGCAccttgaaagaaagcaaagagtcTCTCCAGTCACAGCTCACAGAGAAAGAAGCTGAACTGCAAGGCATGGAGAGCCAGTGTGAGCAGCTAAGAGCAGAAGCTGAAAGACATAGGAAAAAAGCGGAGACTCTTGAGGTAGAAAAGCTCAGTGTTGAAAAGACATGCCTTCATCAGACGAAGCTTATTGAATCCCTTACATCAGAAAAGGaatcagtggaaaaacaccAGCTACAGCAGATGGCTTCTCTGGAGAGTGAGGCAAAAGAGCTGGCCTCCAGACTGGCCATGAGTGAAGAGCAGTTGGAGGTCAACCAAAGTGAAGTGTCTAGGTTGCAAGCAGAAGTCCTTGACCTGCGAGTCAAGCTTCAGCAGACCACTGATGAAAGAGAGCAGATGAGAGATGAGCTGGGAATCACAAAGACTGTCTTGGGCGAGCAGAAGGCGCTTGTCCAGCAGCTGAAAGAGCAAAGTGAGTCACTCAACAGAAACCATGTGCAAGAGCTGATGCAAtgtaaagaaagagaggaagtgCTGAAAAAAGAACAGGAGACAGCAGCCCGTCAAAAAGCTGAGGTGGAAAATAACTTGCTGAACCTGAAGGAAGAGCTATCCAGGGTTAAGCAGTACTTGGAACTTGCTAgaatggaaaatgaagaaaacaaagatctCCTCCACAGGACCAACACAGATATGGCTGAACTCGGTATTCAGATTTGTACCTTGACCTCTGAAAAGGTGGATTCAGAAGAGCAGTTAGCCCAGGCCACAGAAAGGCTCAAAGAACTGGAAGAACAGACAGCAGAGCAACAGGAGAAGCTGAAGCTTGACATCTCTAATCTCAGACAGGAGAACCAGAGCTTGCAAGAGAAATTAGAGGAGGCTCAAATATGTGTCGCAGCTGTCCCAAGTCTGCAATTGCAGCTGGAGACAGTAAAGAAACAGGCACAGAGTTTCCGAGAGACCAGCCAAGAAGAGCTGTCTGCAATAAAATTTCAAATGAGCACAGAGATTCTAAATTATCAGACAAAATTCAAG GCTGTCAGTGAAGAGTGTGGCAAAGTAACGGAGCAACTTGAGGAGAGGAAGCGACAACAGCACGCTGCAGAGGAAGAGATTGCAGCATTACAA GCTGCAAACACGAGTTTGTCTAGAAAGCTGGATGAAGCAAGAGAGCAGCTGTCTGAATCAGAATTTGCTTCGctgcagaaggaagaggaggtgaCATCTCTGAGAGCACTCTTGGAAAG GGTCCAAAAAGAAGCTGATGAAGCAAAAGAGAAGGTCCTGGATTACAGTGAGAAGCTCAGCAAGGTGGCAGCAGACAAAGATATCAGTGACCAGAAGCTATTTGCTGAACTGGATGACCTGACGAGAACAAAACAATTCCTTGAAGAACGTTTGATAGAACTTATCAG AGATAAGGACGCTTTGTGGCAAAAATCAGATGCTCTGGAGTTCCAGCAGAAGCTTAGTGCAGAGCAAAggtggcagggggacacagAGGTTAATCATTGCCTGGACTGCCAGAGAGAGTTCTCATGGATGGTGCGCCGCCACCACTGCAG AATGTGTGGTCGCATTTTCTGCTACTACTGCTGCAACAATTACATGGTGACAAAGCCTGGTGGAAAAAAGGAGCGTTGCTGCAGAGCTTGCTTTAATAAGCCTAGAGTCATTGTGGACAGTACTGATGACTCTGGATCCAGTGCCAACCAGGAAGGATCACCAGCATCATTGGCATCACCTGTGTCACCATCCGAGAGAGCTTTCG TTGCAAGTGAAGCCTCTAAAGCACCAGATGATGCAGCATTTGACATAATCACTGATGAGGAGCTGTGCCAAGTGCAGGAATCAGACTCTCTCCACAATGAAAGTCAGATGGAGGGAGAATCTCTGGATCAAAGCGTGACAGATCT CCCTGTAATTCATAGCTGGTGCTACTCCAGTGTTTGCCCCGAGCATGCACCCTTTTTGAG AAACAGCACATGTAATTCTTCAACCTTTGATGAGTCGGAAGAGTGGCAAGTTGCTCAAGATGCTGAGATATCCTTGTTGAAGTCAGGAGAAATCAT GATCAAATTACCCCTTACAGTGGAAGAGATCTTAAATTTTGGGGAAAGCAACAGGGAGCTGTTCATTAAATCCAGCACCTACAGTATCATTCCCATCACCATTACAGAGATGGGCCTAACAATTAGCTGGATCTTTTCATCAGACCCTAAAAGCATATCCTTCAGCGTTGTCTACCAAGAATCAGAAGACACACCACTGGATCAGTGCAAA GTTCTTATTCCTATGACCCGCTGCAACTCTCATAAGGAAACTATCAGAGGACAGGTGAAAGTCAGAAACCCTGGAATATACACACTGATATTTGACAATACGTTCTCCAG gtTTATCTCAAAAAGAGTGTTCTATCACTTGGCTGTCGAGCGACCTGTCATTTATGATGGAAGCGATCTTCCATAG
- the FYCO1 gene encoding FYVE and coiled-coil domain-containing protein 1 isoform X1 has protein sequence MAATGGESQLQRIIRDLQDAVTELSKEFKEGGEPITDDSVNLQKFSYKLEYLLQFDQKEKSTLLGTRKDYWDYFCDCLAKVKGANDGIRFVKSITELRTSLGKGRAFLRYSLVHQRLADTLQQCFMNTKVTSDWYYARSPFLNSKMSSDIVGHLYELTDVQFDLASRGYDLDAAWPAFARRTLSSLGSSAYLWKPPSRSSSMSSLVSNYLQAQEFPSSPDANHTLNVEQLEGFEEMRVELDQAELRQRELQDRIRQLEMENQELQAAVSLQKEQVQVEKEKSNNYSEENSRLTKVIVELQKQCEVSHTTQSTVHDLQKCLQSLELNAVEQQKEYSNKLGQLVTSKEDYASKLQLLNQELEASKALVAIKDLCIDELKAKLSCAEQKNLNLLAKVDAALEEKGQQATAHCDSALQIRTLLEKLQETEKEKTDMQRLSDEHASQLKAAREELQLKEKAQKELESRYNRLAADSKEESEKLLGSLETMVKEMDALQKALTLKEKEMAELQTQVMGLLAQVGSLEKSLEEARKEKEKLEEEYGRREGALKQEAQSQAEQLELQEGHLTKVSQTVHSLEEQNRKLLSEKEHLGKKVKELEEQMEQQSSTVSEMGEETRKLKVENSDLQQSKKKMEGKLKNVEASKASLEAEVARLRASEKQLQSEIDDALVSVDEKEKKLRGENKQLDEDLQNARRQSQILEERLEALHSDYEELKQREETTKESYASLERQLKSAKQLSLQMEKSLGTLKESKESLQSQLTEKEAELQGMESQCEQLRAEAERHRKKAETLEVEKLSVEKTCLHQTKLIESLTSEKESVEKHQLQQMASLESEAKELASRLAMSEEQLEVNQSEVSRLQAEVLDLRVKLQQTTDEREQMRDELGITKTVLGEQKALVQQLKEQSESLNRNHVQELMQCKEREEVLKKEQETAARQKAEVENNLLNLKEELSRVKQYLELARMENEENKDLLHRTNTDMAELGIQICTLTSEKVDSEEQLAQATERLKELEEQTAEQQEKLKLDISNLRQENQSLQEKLEEAQICVAAVPSLQLQLETVKKQAQSFRETSQEELSAIKFQMSTEILNYQTKFKAVSEECGKVTEQLEERKRQQHAAEEEIAALQAANTSLSRKLDEAREQLSESEFASLQKEEEVTSLRALLERVQKEADEAKEKVLDYSEKLSKVAADKDISDQKLFAELDDLTRTKQFLEERLIELIRDKDALWQKSDALEFQQKLSAEQRWQGDTEVNHCLDCQREFSWMVRRHHCRMCGRIFCYYCCNNYMVTKPGGKKERCCRACFNKPRVIVDSTDDSGSSANQEGSPASLASPVSPSERAFVASEASKAPDDAAFDIITDEELCQVQESDSLHNESQMEGESLDQSVTDLNSTCNSSTFDESEEWQVAQDAEISLLKSGEIMIKLPLTVEEILNFGESNRELFIKSSTYSIIPITITEMGLTISWIFSSDPKSISFSVVYQESEDTPLDQCKVLIPMTRCNSHKETIRGQVKVRNPGIYTLIFDNTFSRFISKRVFYHLAVERPVIYDGSDLP, from the exons tgACTGGTACTATGCAAGAAGTCCATTTCTGAATTCCAAAATGAGTTCTGACATTGTGGGTCACCTTTATGAGCTCACTGACGTTCAGTTTGACTTGGCATCAAGAGGATATGATTTAGATGCTGCTTGGCCAGCATTTGCCAG GAGGACATTATCCTCACTTGGATCTTCAGCCTATTTATGGAAGCCCCCAAGTCGCAGTTCCAGCATGAGCAGTTTAGTGAGCAATTATTTGCAG GCCCAAGAGTTTCCTTCCAGCCCTGATGCAAATCACACACTAAATGTTGAACAACTTGAAGGTTTTGAAGAGATGCGTGTAGAACTTGACCAGGCTGAGCTGAGGCAGAGGGAACTTCAAGATCGTATTCGCCAGCTAGAAATGGAAAATCAGGAGCTCCAGGCAGCTGTCAGCCTTCAGAAAGAACAAGTACAggtagaaaaggagaagagcaaTAACTACAGTGAGGAGAACTCCCGGCTGACAAAGGTGATCGTAGAGTTACAGAAGCAATGTGAGGTCTCGCACACCACTCAAAGCACTGTTCATGACCTGCAGAAGTGCCTACAGTCACTGGAACTGAATGCAGTGGAGCAGCAGAAGGAATACTCAAATAAGCTGGGGCAGCTGGTGACCAGCAAGGAAGACTATGCCTCAAAACTGCAGCTGTTGAATCAGGAGCTGGAGGCCTCTAAGGCTTTGGTTGCCATAAAGGATCTTTGCATTGACGAGCTCAAAGCCAAGCTGAGTTGTGCAGAACAGAAGAACCTCAACCTCCTTGCAAAAGTTGATGCTGCCTTGGAGGAAAAGGGTCAGCAAGCCACAGCCCACTGTGACTCTGCCCTGCAGATACGGACACTGTTAGAGAAGCTTcaggagacagaaaaggaaaagacagatATGCAAAGACTCAGTGATGAACATGCATCTCAGCTGAAAGCAGCAagggaggagctgcagctgaaggAGAAGGCACAGAAGGAACTGGAATCCAGATACAATCGCCTCGCTGCTGACTCCAAAGAAGAGAGTGAAAAGCTTCTTGGGAGCCTGGAAACCATGGTGAAGGAAATGGATGCACTTCAGAAGGCCCTGActctgaaagagaaggagatGGCTGAGCTCCAGACCCAGGTAATGGGGTTGCTGGCTCAGGTGGGGTCACTGGAAAAAAGTCTTGaggaagcaaggaaagaaaaagagaaacttgagGAGGAGTATGGTAGGAGGGAAGGAGCACTGAAGCAGGAAGCCCAGTCGCAAGCAGAGCAACTTGAACTACAGGAGGGTCACTTAACAAAGGTGAGTCAGACTGTGCATAGCCTTGAGGAGCAAAACCGGAAACTCTTGTCTGAGAAAGAGCATCTTGGAAAGAAAGTCAAGGAGCTGGAGGAACAGATGGAGCAGCAAAGCTCTACAGTGAGTGAAATGGGTGAGGAGACTAGGAAGCTGAAAGTGGAGAATTCAGATTTGCAGCAATCCAAGAAGAAGATGGAAGGGAAACTGAAAAATGTGGAAGCCTCTAAAGCTTCCCTGGAAGCTGAGGTGGCCCGGCTGAGAGCCTCggagaagcagctgcagagtgAGATAGATGATGCCCTGGTGTCAGTtgatgaaaaagagaagaagctCCGGGGTGAGAATAAACAGCTGGATGAAGACTTGCAGAACGCCAGGAGGCAAAGCCAAATTCTGGAGGAGAGATTAGAGGCTCTGCACTCAGACTATGAAGAActaaagcaaagagaagagaccaccaAGGAGTCTTATGCCTCACTTGAAAGACAGCTGAAAAGTGCCAAACAGCTTAGtttacaaatggaaaaaagctTAGGCAccttgaaagaaagcaaagagtcTCTCCAGTCACAGCTCACAGAGAAAGAAGCTGAACTGCAAGGCATGGAGAGCCAGTGTGAGCAGCTAAGAGCAGAAGCTGAAAGACATAGGAAAAAAGCGGAGACTCTTGAGGTAGAAAAGCTCAGTGTTGAAAAGACATGCCTTCATCAGACGAAGCTTATTGAATCCCTTACATCAGAAAAGGaatcagtggaaaaacaccAGCTACAGCAGATGGCTTCTCTGGAGAGTGAGGCAAAAGAGCTGGCCTCCAGACTGGCCATGAGTGAAGAGCAGTTGGAGGTCAACCAAAGTGAAGTGTCTAGGTTGCAAGCAGAAGTCCTTGACCTGCGAGTCAAGCTTCAGCAGACCACTGATGAAAGAGAGCAGATGAGAGATGAGCTGGGAATCACAAAGACTGTCTTGGGCGAGCAGAAGGCGCTTGTCCAGCAGCTGAAAGAGCAAAGTGAGTCACTCAACAGAAACCATGTGCAAGAGCTGATGCAAtgtaaagaaagagaggaagtgCTGAAAAAAGAACAGGAGACAGCAGCCCGTCAAAAAGCTGAGGTGGAAAATAACTTGCTGAACCTGAAGGAAGAGCTATCCAGGGTTAAGCAGTACTTGGAACTTGCTAgaatggaaaatgaagaaaacaaagatctCCTCCACAGGACCAACACAGATATGGCTGAACTCGGTATTCAGATTTGTACCTTGACCTCTGAAAAGGTGGATTCAGAAGAGCAGTTAGCCCAGGCCACAGAAAGGCTCAAAGAACTGGAAGAACAGACAGCAGAGCAACAGGAGAAGCTGAAGCTTGACATCTCTAATCTCAGACAGGAGAACCAGAGCTTGCAAGAGAAATTAGAGGAGGCTCAAATATGTGTCGCAGCTGTCCCAAGTCTGCAATTGCAGCTGGAGACAGTAAAGAAACAGGCACAGAGTTTCCGAGAGACCAGCCAAGAAGAGCTGTCTGCAATAAAATTTCAAATGAGCACAGAGATTCTAAATTATCAGACAAAATTCAAG GCTGTCAGTGAAGAGTGTGGCAAAGTAACGGAGCAACTTGAGGAGAGGAAGCGACAACAGCACGCTGCAGAGGAAGAGATTGCAGCATTACAA GCTGCAAACACGAGTTTGTCTAGAAAGCTGGATGAAGCAAGAGAGCAGCTGTCTGAATCAGAATTTGCTTCGctgcagaaggaagaggaggtgaCATCTCTGAGAGCACTCTTGGAAAG GGTCCAAAAAGAAGCTGATGAAGCAAAAGAGAAGGTCCTGGATTACAGTGAGAAGCTCAGCAAGGTGGCAGCAGACAAAGATATCAGTGACCAGAAGCTATTTGCTGAACTGGATGACCTGACGAGAACAAAACAATTCCTTGAAGAACGTTTGATAGAACTTATCAG AGATAAGGACGCTTTGTGGCAAAAATCAGATGCTCTGGAGTTCCAGCAGAAGCTTAGTGCAGAGCAAAggtggcagggggacacagAGGTTAATCATTGCCTGGACTGCCAGAGAGAGTTCTCATGGATGGTGCGCCGCCACCACTGCAG AATGTGTGGTCGCATTTTCTGCTACTACTGCTGCAACAATTACATGGTGACAAAGCCTGGTGGAAAAAAGGAGCGTTGCTGCAGAGCTTGCTTTAATAAGCCTAGAGTCATTGTGGACAGTACTGATGACTCTGGATCCAGTGCCAACCAGGAAGGATCACCAGCATCATTGGCATCACCTGTGTCACCATCCGAGAGAGCTTTCG TTGCAAGTGAAGCCTCTAAAGCACCAGATGATGCAGCATTTGACATAATCACTGATGAGGAGCTGTGCCAAGTGCAGGAATCAGACTCTCTCCACAATGAAAGTCAGATGGAGGGAGAATCTCTGGATCAAAGCGTGACAGATCT AAACAGCACATGTAATTCTTCAACCTTTGATGAGTCGGAAGAGTGGCAAGTTGCTCAAGATGCTGAGATATCCTTGTTGAAGTCAGGAGAAATCAT GATCAAATTACCCCTTACAGTGGAAGAGATCTTAAATTTTGGGGAAAGCAACAGGGAGCTGTTCATTAAATCCAGCACCTACAGTATCATTCCCATCACCATTACAGAGATGGGCCTAACAATTAGCTGGATCTTTTCATCAGACCCTAAAAGCATATCCTTCAGCGTTGTCTACCAAGAATCAGAAGACACACCACTGGATCAGTGCAAA GTTCTTATTCCTATGACCCGCTGCAACTCTCATAAGGAAACTATCAGAGGACAGGTGAAAGTCAGAAACCCTGGAATATACACACTGATATTTGACAATACGTTCTCCAG gtTTATCTCAAAAAGAGTGTTCTATCACTTGGCTGTCGAGCGACCTGTCATTTATGATGGAAGCGATCTTCCATAG
- the CCR9 gene encoding C-C chemokine receptor type 9 — MAFASAVTQPGETSLDSYRNDSVVLSLYGNLVNDTDFMCDRRQVRQFAQAFLPVFFWVIFSVGTVGNALVVLVYCKYCFRRSMMDWYLLHLAIADLLLLFTLPFWAKAASDGWIFKNFMCKVVNSMYKINFYSCSLFLTCISFDRYITVVQATKAKASKRRRLLRSKLMCLAVWLTSVSLCIPEIMYSQSTQVGDVTVCKITYPPNVSVFFRVTVLALKVTIGFFLPLLVMVICYALIIKTLLQAKRSQKQKSLKIIIMIITAFLLSQFPYNIVLLVKAIRTYTKVAYSCQAADQLDIGLQVTQSIAFLHSCLNPFLYVFAGERFRRVLGRMMQSGGCCRSWGQEQFSSACDSQDHSSNWSFAMLGSRRVRSSLTLSTHLASIIMPPPCQDLL; from the exons ATGGCTTTTGCAAGTGCA GTCACCCAGCCTGGCGAGACCAGCCTGGATTCCTACAGGAATGACAGCGTGGTGCTGTCCCTGTATGGAAACCTGGTGAACGACACAGACTTCATGTGTGACAGGAGGCAGGTCAGACAGTTTGCTCAAGCTTTCCTGCCAGTGTTTTTCTGGGTCATCTTCTCTGTGGGCACAGTGGGAAACGCCTTGGTCGTGCTTGTCTATTGCAAATACTGCTTCAGGAGGAGCATGATGGATTGGTACCTGCTGCACCTGGCCATTGCGGACCTGCTTCTCCTCTTCACCCTTCCTTTCTGGGCCAAGGCTGCCTCAGATGGCTGGATCTTCAAGAATTTCATGTGCAAAGTTGTCAACAGCATGTATAAGATCAACTTCTACAGCTGCAGCCTGTTTCTAACCTGCATCAGCTTTGACAGGTACATCACTGTTGTCCAGGCGACGAAAGCTAAAGCTTCTAAGCGAAGGCGGCTCCTGCGCAGCAAACTCATGTGCCTGGCTGTTTGGCTGACATCTGTGAGCCTGTGCATCCCAGAAATCATGTACAGCCAAAGCACGCAGGTGGGTGATGTAACAGTTTGCAAAATTACCTACCCGCCAAATGTCAGTGTGTTTTTCAGAGTTACTGTCCTGGCTTTGAAAGTCACAATTGGattcttcctccccctccttgtCATGGTTATTTGTTATGCTCTTATCATCAAGACCCTCCTGCAAGCCAAAAGATCTCAAAAGCAGAAGTCTCTGAAGATCATCATCATGATCATCACcgctttccttctctctcagtTCCCGTACAATATTGTTTTGCTGGTCAAAGCCATCAGAACCTACACCAAGGTGGCATACAGCTGCCAGGCTGCGGACCAGCTGGACATCGGGCTGCAGGTCACCCAGAGCATCGCCTTCCTCCACAGCTGCCTCAACCCCTTCCTCTATGTCTTTGCTGGGGAGCGGTTcaggagggtgctgggcaggatgATGCAAAGTGGTGGCTGCTGCCGGAGCTGGGGACAAGAGCAGTTCTCCTCTGCCTGCGACAGCCAGGACCACAGCTCAAACTGGTCCTTCGCCATGCTGGGCAGCCGGCGGGTAAGGAGCTCCCTGACCCTCAGCACCCACCTGGCCTCTATCATTATGCCCCCTCCTTGCCAAGACCTCTTGTAA